The segment GGTTAAAAACCCCAAACACAAAGAACCTAGTGAACATATCAGAGGGACAAGATGTGGGGTTAGTGGGAAGATGGTCCCATTGTCCCTGGACAATGTTCCCGGGAGGGGGATGGTTTGCTAAAGTGGGCTGGGGAACAATAATGTTGCATAGTTTTATAAATGCACAAATCCCTCTGGTCAGCTACAGGGGAATAAAGGGCAGAGAATAAACCCCAGGCAAGGATTCACTTAcattaaagatgaaagaaatgaactttGATGCTAATGTACCACCTCTGAAATATTTCTGGCAGGTGTTCAGAGGATCCAGATGAATGACCAAGCTACCTGCCGCGTCAGGGCCTTAGGGACTTTAGCAAACACTAGTACCAGTTTCCATCAGGAGCACTAGCAGGAAAACACAAACTCTCAGCAGAGGAAATGCAGTCTTCCCTTCTCGGGGCTCCAAGGGTGGTTGAGGTTGGCCAGGGGAAATAATGGTGTGGTCTCTCACTGCAGATCTATTTTCTGAGTCCCTGCACTGCAGCTGTTGAGTTTCCAGACACAAACAAGTATGTATTCTGTGAGCCTGGCCGAGCCCACACAGCAAGGAAGAGCCAAGCTGGATTCCATTCTGCTTTGCACATCGGCAGCTCTGCTGCCAGCTGAACTCCAGGGCAAACGCAGTCCCTGCTGCGTAGGGTTGGCACAGCTGGACTGCTCTGGGCAGCGCATGGGGGACACGCTTGGCTTTGCTTATTCTAGGGAGGGTGAGAAATGGAAGGAGATGAGGAGTTGCAGAAACATACATCAGTCTCAACAAAACTGGTGCATGGCAAGGAAGAATCTGGTTTTACTAGCCGTCATCgacatgcctgtgtgtgtgcttgtttATGTTTAGGTAAGCCTGGCCTCCCCCTCACTAGAGTCAGCAGATAGGGAGAAAGTGGTTAACTCCATGTGGAGCTGTGCACCACACGGAGCTGACCAGCAGCGACCTGCTGAGGGCACTGTAGGGGCCAGAATCCAATTTATTTCGTTTCCCGCTCCCAGGGCGAGTCCTCCCAGAGGGCACCGTTTCCTCACTCACACCAGGGCTCCCTATAGCATCCTCTCTGCCCATGTCACTAGTTATTTGAGTGAGTCTTGAGAGAAAGCAAAAGGGAGGGACAAAGGGGTCAAAGTGATGAAAAATGGAAGATGCGAATTTATATGTGTTCCTTCTTTTCACTACAATGTCACTTCTTGATGTCGTCTGTTTCATTGTACCCATTAATGAGCAAGGACTGAGTTCCCTCTACACTAGACCATATGGAAGACTGAACCAGGAAGAggtgaggagagacagagtggaaggtGGGATTCTGGGGCTCTCAGGTAGGGTTTAGGTAGCAGGTGGGAGATGCAGTTCCATGTAGAAAGGGCTGATTGGGACCATTGCAAGTTGTTGGGGCCAGGAGAGTGGTGAGGTGGAGATAAAGTCTGATGTGGAGAGAAGGCACTGAGGTCGTTGGGATGACAGTGCTTAGATATGGGTTCAGCTTTCCTCAGGTCCGCAGAGAATCTGGTATCTCTGGCTGGTCAGTATATCAAAGGGAGGCTGTGTATGTTTGCAGAATGGAATGGGATAGTCTTTCTCAAGAATAATGAACCCAGAGGCATCTCACAGCCACTGTTACCTCAGAGTTGGATATTTCCaccagagcagtggttctcaaaccagCAGTCTccacatcacctgggaacttgctggaaatgcagattctcaggtccCCTCTCTAACCCACTGAATCAGTAACACTTGGGGTagggcccagaaatctgcattttaagaatCCCTCTGGATGCCTGCTCGAATTTGAGAATGACTGGTCTAGATTATGATGAAGAGTTGCCTGAATGAGCTGGATTCAGCAAGAGGAAGGCCTGAGAGACCCAGGCAAGGTGCCAGCTTCCCTGTGTGCGTTCAAGGTCAGCTGACCTAGTTTTAGCCTCCGTCCTTGGGCTCTGGGTCCTCTGCCTTTTCCAAAGAAATAGTGAACCAGATCAGACCACTGCATTGGCACAAGATCACACTTTAGTTCAGAGACACATTTGCATAAATACTTGAAATGGACCCGCCCCTGCAGGTGCAGCCTGAGACCCTGCACGGCTCTCCACAGTCCTGCAACTCTGCAGCCCTTTAGGCAATGGATTTTAATACTGAAGACAGTTAAGGTCATTTCTGAAGGTGGCTCGGGGGCGCAGCTGTGGAGCTTTGACTTTAGCCATCAACCCCATACTTTGAGTCtctgttttactaattttttccccctgaggtaGATTATTTATCGGGGAAACCAAAtaggaaaaactttttttcatttaactctaCTAGTCCTTTGCAAACAGGCTGGGTCTCCTGTTTGGGTCaataagtgcatttttttttttttttttttttttttttttaccttttaaccTATGTCCTCTACCTGAACCCATACTAGGTTCAACCCACCAGATAGTAGACTTTAGGATCTGTTGTCCCCGTTCTCTTCTCCGCATTGTGAATTCATGCCGAATTGGAGTGGCCATGGCAATGGCAGGCCTGGGTAGGCCACGCCACCTCCATAGGTAGGGTTGCCACAGTGGGTACCTTTGTCTGCACTCCAGCACCCCAAGTCCATGAACACGAGACTGGCCTCACCCCGCTGGATCACAGTGGGCACGGCTGGCTTCCACAGGGCTTGACATCCTCAGGTTTCAGGGCCTCGTTGCAGGCGGCGGAGGCCTGGCCGTGGGGGTCCCGACACTCCACAGTCCGCCGCTGCCGGCCAGCTCCACAGCTGCTGGAGCATTCAGACCAGTCCCCTAGCACCCACTGCGCGTTGAGCAGGGGCTGAATGATGTTGGTGGTTGCTCTCTCTTTACTGTTCTGTATGCTGAAGTTCACGTCATTAGGAACAAAGAAGGTATATTTGACTTTGGGGGGAAAGACCTCACCAGGGACAGTCAGGAGCTGCACGGTCAGAGGCTCAGGCAGGGGCCGGAAGCTCTGCAGCCGTTCCAGGGTGGCAATAGAACCACTATATTTAAGGATGGTCCCCTTCACCAAGATGTCCTGTTCTATGGCAGAGATGGCCAGGTTTCCATTGAGCAGGTACTGCCCATCGGCAGTCTTCAATGCCAGGTAGTTGCCATCGTTCTGGACCCCTGGATGGCTCCGTTGTTTCACATCGATGTTAGTGGCACCAGCTGGGATGGTGACAATGTCATTATAGCCGTAACTATGATAGGAACAGAAAGACACCCTTAGGACCAGTGGCTACCCAGCCCAGTGCCTCAGGAAGTTAGCACGCTGGTGACCAGGGTGGAGAGACACGAACCACCAGCAAATCATCCAAGTAATTGCCCCAAAGTTCCTGATAAATTAGCTGCTGAGGCCAATAGGAATGTTCTGTGCATTGGGATATTCAAGCGTTTTTGCTTTGCCTGGTAACTCTGTTTCAAATGCTTGGAGTTTAGATGTGTGGATCTGGACATCAGCACAGAGGAAGATATCCCAGAAGGGTTTGCAAAGCTGCATCAGTGCTGCCAAACCTGGCCGCTCTTGGCTCAAGTGAGATCTCGAAACACTTTTAGCTCCTTGCATTGGTATATAACTTTGCTTGGCAACTTTCATACTCAAAGCTCAAACCCATGTGGAAAAATCTGTTCCACACACCCGTTCCAGAATCCAACCAGGGTGGACATCTCACTCTACCTCTTAGAGCCAATCAGTCCCTAGTATTTGGTTAAAAGGGCCCCAGGGCAGGAGCCAGAGTGATAAATGCTGCTTCTAGTTGCCTTCCTCCAGTGTGTCCAGACAGCATGAGCTGTGTGCTTCTGAGAAGATAGGgaatgtgtttctttctctctttctctttctctttctctctccctctttctctctctctctctctctctctctctctttctttctttcttttttctttctttctttctttctttctttctttctttctttctttcttctttcaagtttattttgtgagagagagagagagagagagagagcaagcatgagtgtgtgagggtaaggggcagaaagagagtgagagaaagagattcccaggaaggctttgcactggcagcatgaagcctgacatggggctcaaactcacaaaccatgagatcatgacctgagccaaaatcaagggttaaccaactgagccacccaggcaccccggggaaCATGTTTCAACTCTACTGTAGGTCTAGGGCTTTATGTGGGTTGGAAAAACCTTAGTTTTTAGTCTTCTCTTCTGGGGCAAAAGTGCTCGTGTTACATAGGCTGGGAAGACAGCAAAGAAGGTTGAGGACAGGCGGTCAGTTCTGTGCTACTCTTGCCTTTCTATCCACTCAGGCTAGCCACTTAGTTTAGGGCAGCTCTGAAAGAATCCACAGCCCCATATGTCTAATGCCTAAGAGAAAACCAGCTAACGGACCCAGTATCTGAATATCTCACACCACATGCTTCTTTTTTCTATATCCTTTGAGTTTAAATTTGAAGACTGCCAAGTTGTCTGCTGTAGGCTGGTTTTGTTCTCTGAGCCCGATAAGGTGAGAGatagtgagagacagacaggggcACAGTGTGGCCGTGTAACATATGCCCTTGCCATTCCTCTCCGGGAATTGTATGCCACGGCAGGAAAAAAATAGCACAGGATTAAGACACCTGGGTTCTCTTCCCAGCTGTCATTAACTATCAGTGTGACCTTAGGAGCATCACGTGATCTTTTCAtgccttagtttctttatctgtaaatggGGAATAATAGTATTGGCCATCTGATCTTATTTTAGGAATCAAATGAGGCTACAGGGATAAAAGCACTTAAATACTAGTTTTATGAACTTATGGCTTTAAGACGTGACAAAGCATCCAGAGTTGTCAGATTCATGAAAGCCCTAAGGCCACCAAGACCCGCCCCCTCTTTGTACTCCTTTCTGAAAGATCCACCTGAAGAAAGGGTGGGACTCACCAGGTGTAGGGTGAGATGTCCTTCCCAAAACAGGCCTGGGAGAGCTGCTTTCTGGCCAAGGCCCTGGTTAGTCAGCATAGCTGTATTGCTGGTTGACTCAGAGCTGATACACCCCTATCCCCGGGGCCTCTGGCTGCCCTGTGCACCGTCCTCTCTATGGGTCAGACACTATGCCAAGGGTTCCGCCCATCTCATGACTTGTTATAATGATTCTGAGATAGGGGGGCCTCCCAATGCTTTACAGAAAAACTACAGCTCAGTGCTGCGTGGGTATTAACTGGCCGCTACAGTCCACACTTAGGCCGATGTGATTCTAAAGCCTGTCCAGCTCTTCTAGAACCCAGGCACAGGACTGTGGGTGATACTCAcctggaggggttgagggaacCAGACACCTTCCTGCAGGAATTGCCTTtgcccccacacacaccacatttgTCCAACTTCCTAGGTGAGTCCACTACATGGTCACAGCCAGCCTTGACGCACTGGCCACGGACACAGATGGCCAGAGTCTCAGGCCCACAAAGGGTGCCATCGATCACctgcagtggggagagggagggcaacAGAGGGCATGGTGTGCACAGAGGGAGCCCACAGGTGGGGTCGAACCAGGTGGCCTTGCTCCCCACCCATAGTTCTGAGCTCCAGCAGGATTCTCACCTTGGCCTCAAACACTTTGAACTCACTCCTTCCCCGGGCTCGGCAGAATAACTTGCAGCGGTCCCGGGGGGACACCCCTGCGTACTTGGGGACCCACTGTAGGAGGTTCCCATCCATGTCCGTGTAATTGTAGGCATTGTACTTCTCACACTGCTGCTCTCTGAAGCTTTTCCCtacaaagaataagaaattaCATGGGGGTAACATGGCTTGCTAGAGCAGGGACGACCCAGCACCAGAAATGCCAGGATTCAGAGCCCCTTTATTCCTCCTGGTTTTGACCTAATCCCAGGACACAGGTCCAGTGTCATCTGGGCTCAACATTCCTAGACTCCCCCAATCTAGGTCCATGTGGCAAGGTAAGGATAAATGTCCTTTCCATTTGGGGAAGATACCAATTTTAtcttataaatgaataaacttagtAGTTACAGGGGACAACTCAGTAAGCTTGAATGCTCCATGGAGTATATTTTTGGGACCCTGCTAATTGTGCTCTATTTTGACTTCCTTGGTGACATTGGACATGTATCCAAGAACTCTTAGATCTATCTCTGGTTCTGATCTTGCCCCTATTCCTCACCGGCTATAATTCTGGCTGTCTCTGGAGGGACCTCCATTTGTAGTAGTGAGATTACCTCCAGCTCAGCAAAAGCCCAACTCCATGTGGCTTCTCCATTAACTGGTTTAGTTTGCACTTGGGGATACTGCCACATTCTGCTGTGACACTGGAGTCAGGTTTCTGCTGAACATTTGAGCGTCTACATCCACTATTTCCAACCTGTTGTTAAGTCCTACACTCTATTCAGGACAATCTGTGATTTTAAGTGTCTCCTTCCCACTCTCACCATCTGAGTCCACCTCCCACGAGCAGAGGCATTGCGGTTTCATGTGAGACCTagttcccagcctcctctcccatcCTGCTACATGCTGCTTCCAGAACAATCTGTCAGGAGTAacatatgttgttgttgttgttgttgttgtttttacccCACAATCCTGAAATTAAACCTGCTCTTAATACTGAGGTTCTCCACCCTAGTTGTACATCTGCATGGCCTGTGGACACTTTTCATAACACAGATGGACATGCCCTACTCCTGAGATTCTGACTCAATGCACCTGAGCAGTCTGGGCCTCTGTGTTTCAAAAAGCTTCCCTGACGGACAGCCAGTGCAGAGAATCTCCAGATGCCATTTTTAGCTTTCACAAACTTTGTTGTGTAGCTTTGAAGGGCTAGTATGCTGCTTGACTCCACCTGAGTGAATCCTAGCCCCTCTCAAACCTTTCCCATCTCTTCCCTGGCACACATCCTCCTACACCTCATTCCTATCTCCATTGTACAGGCCCTGCTCAGCCCTAACTCCCTGTGAAGGTTCAGACTAGCTCAGGCTTTTCCTTGCTCCGAATTCTTCATAAGTCTAGGGGTCTAGGCCTCGTAGATTAGGCTTTAATTGCTTTGTAAAATGCAGGTGGATCTCTAACTAGACCGCAAGTCCTTTGAGGACATGTCTTGTGCATTTTTACAAGGTCATTTATAACACCTATTATAGTTTGAGCCACACAAGAGGCACTAAAAACCACTTGATTGAGAGGATGGACCCTGGTGCATCCTGAGATCATACTATCACCATGTCTACCTTGTGCCTTATAGTCATCCCTtctcctttgtctctccttctctttaccCCATATGCCAGGCAAATTCTCATGATTCCAGGGCAAAATTTCTAGAGCCTCATGCCATTGTTGATCCCTCATGCCATTGCAAAACTGCAAAGCCTACAGATTCCTTCATTAGACACCAACCCAATGTCAGTGTGTCTTTGCACTTGGATGAATCTCCCTTAAAACTCTGCTTGTCTTTTGCTGCCTGCCAAAATTTCCTGGAGCTGCACAAGGGGGAGTTGGATGGGATGGTGGGGAAAAATGTCTAATGACTCCCTCTCACCAGTTCTGCTGCTACCTCTGCTGCCTCTGAGTTAACATGTGTGCTTTCTAGCGGGAACTAGGGGGTAGGAATATATGCCAACTAGAGGTGGTGCTGCTCCCTGGTAAGGTTCCATTAGGCAGTTGCCATGGCCCCAAGGGAAGATGGGCAACTCTTCTCAGAAGGAATGTGCACTAGAATCAGATTCAGAAACCTCCCTCCGCCCTAGGCTGAATGTTGGCTGGAAAGACAGTGGAGGTTTGGCTCTGacagttgctttggaaaacacttcTATTCTGCACACAGACGAGGGTTCAGATGCCTCCAGAAGGATTAGTATCCTAGACTCTCGCCTCTCTGCAGagctccccccaaccccctgaaTGAGTTTGGTTGGGAATGACATCCTCTATTTACACATCTTAGAAGACAAGGGAAATTTCTTTCCTTGACTTTGCTATGCTCTCCCAGCCCAAGTGAGAGCTGTCTAGGGGCCACTAAGCTTTGCCCTAAAATTTGGTGTCTTGCAGAGTCCATTCATATCTGGATCTCAGGAAAGCTCTGCATCCCCAGGAGACCCACCCTACTTCTTGTCTGGGGATTTGCTGCAGTGACAACAGTCGTGGCCATCAGTGGTTCATTACCATCAGGGGGGCATTCCTCTGTGTGGCAGGACTGATACTTAGCTCTCCGACCCAGGCAGTATCTTCCTCCATTCTGAGGCTCAGGGTCCTTGCATTCACGATGTGAAAACTGTACTCCTCCTCCACAGGTCCGGGAACATTCTCCCCAGGGTCCCCATGGGGCCCAGCCTCCATCCACTACAGCCTGAAACACACAAGGCCGCACTAAATCAGGAGAAGAGGTGAGGAGGCCTCAGCTGTCAGTGTAACAGGGGCCATGGCCCTGACCTCCTCACCTAGCTATGTTCATAATAATGGTGGGTGTTGTTCAGTAAGCTTCCCTAATCATTTGTTTAATGACTGTGTGATTTGCTTGGTTATCGTCTTCTTGAACATGGAGGCTGTGTGGGACTTGTTCACTGCTGACACCCCTGTGTCTAAAACAGTGTCTTGCTGTTAGTAAGGTGCTTGGTATTAGTTGTTGAATGAAACAACATTTTATGGGAATAAGGTTGTGTCTAATGCAGCAGTTCTCCATCTGGGCCAATTTTATCCTctggagacatttggcaatgtttgaAGACATTttagttgtcacaactggggagggCATATGCTGCTGGCCTCTAGTGGATAGAGGATGGGGTGCTGCTAAATATCCAACAATGAACATCTAACAATGACGAAGACAtcctccccttccaccccccaaCCAAGACTTATGCAGCTCCAAATGTCTCTAGGGCCGAGGTTGAGAAGTCCTGGTTTAAAGTAATAATTGCTGGGAACTGTTGCTATCTGTCTACCAGCTACCAGTTCCAGTGGTAGGATAATGTCCGGGAAATAGAGTTGCTTCTATCTTTACAATCAACCTGGGAGAACAGAGCTTTGCCCTTGATAGGTTCATAgagttttcaaaagcaaaataattttttaaaatgacaaaagtattatttacttatgtaaaaaaagaaaaacccagaaaagtataaaagagaaaataacacttaaaaaaacaaacaaacaaacaaacaaacactacccagggcgcctgggtggcttagttggttaagtgtccgactttgggtcaggtcatgatttcttggttcgttcagtttgagccctgcgttgggctctgtgctgacagctcagagcctggagcctgcttcggattctgtgtctccttctctctctgcctctcccctgctctctctctctttaaaaaaataaacattaatttaaaaaattaaaaaaaaaataccactgccCAAATAAAACCACTGATGTAATTTTCATTGATAACTCCTTATACTTTTGCTCTGGATAATAATAAAGATGCGATGTTTTTACTTTACATACTTTTGATTCTGTCATATAGTGTTTTATGAACTGTTTTCTGTCCTTAAAAATAGACGGTAAACGTCATCCCATGATCATTCCTTGTCAAAGTCTCCCTGCATTGAGTTTGGCTCTGGTGCTGGGGAGCGTTGGACagaccccctcccctctcctcagtAATGCGTGAAGCACATGCtatgggggatgggggtgggggtcagtaCCTAGAAGAGAAGCTTAGTGTTTGAACGGGGAGGACAAGTGGCTGAGGATGAATCCGTGAATCCTGCCCTGGTTCGAGCTTAGATAGAGTGTGGCTTACCTGGCCTGAGCCCGCTCCTGAGCCTCAGTGCAAAGGACATGCCACTGAGGATAGTCCTCTGGACAGAGAGTGCTCAGGCCACCCCGGTGATTCAGTGCTGGACCGGGACCAGGCTGCAAAACTCAGCGGATGCTGTTTCATAGGCAGGCTCCGTGACTCGCAGTAAGAGAAATGTGATCAGCCTCACGGTTTGGAAGTATTAAAAGCAGGGCAAAGAAGCGAATCATTTAAAAACTCTTGCTGGCATAGCCTTGGTTTTTCTTGTAAGTTTACTCTGTCCCAGGCCAagttttctctgcctggtcaGAAACAGCTTTGATTCCTTCTCCCCTCTTGATTATGGAATTCTCACAATTAATCATATTCTCCTGACCTCTGATTATGAATGCAGCTCAGACACAGGAAGGATATGGATACCTTTCCCTCAGTTCTTGAATGTTCCTCTTCTGTTATCACTCTATCTGTTTGTAATGGAATTCATGATGGCCTCCCTCTATTGAATGGTGAAGTTCTGGCCTTTGTGCTGGAATGCTTCATACCTATCACCAATCCTCACAAGTCTTCAAGTCAACCCCAAAGCAATTACCAAGGGGGAGTTCCCAAAATGCCCTGAGCACTGGTGGTGTCATCCATCTGCCACCATCTGTCATTCGAGAGTACAGCCTCGAAGAGTTCCTCTTGAGTTTGGGTAAATATGCTTTGCTTTGTTTGCTAAAAGATGAGTGATTTTACTTAGAGGTCATGGTTGCAGCCTAGCCCAAAGTCTCTCAGTTCATGGCCCTCAAGTGTGGTTTCCTCCTTGAAAacagcctccccctccctctccttccacaCCCCCAAGTGGCTGTCCCTCACCTTGGGCCTGTCCACTTCCTCCTCAGGCAGACAGCTGCCATCCCAGCAGAGGTGCCCAGGCCCACAGGGCGTTCCATCAGCCCATGGCAGGCTGCCGTTCTTCGTGTGGCAAAGGGGCTCAGCACCATCCATGTGGCACCACAGCTGGGCGCAGATGTCCTGCACAGAGGTGTTGGGGCAGTGGCGGAAACCCAGCCCAAAGATCTGCTTGCACTGTTGGTCCAGCTCATACAGGGCCCTGCGGCCTGGGAGGTCTGtcgggaggggcagggctgaggtGGGAGCATCCAGGAGACAGTCTCCTGAGAAATGGAGGAAAGCAGAAGAACGAGAATGAGAAGCAGGAGTTTCCCGCTCTCAGCTCTCCGTAGCCTCCCACATTACACTCCCACATTATTGCTGGGGTTGAAGGCCCAGCCATCGTAGTTTATTTGACAAGCTAAAAACTGTCAACACTCAATCATCTGTATGAGCCTACCCCATTTTTGACTATCAGTAGTAAACATTTTACTAggattgaattttttttgttgtcaTCCAGAACATCTTGAATACACTCAGTGTTCACCTAGGGAAGGCCAGCTAGCTGACATACTAATTTACATCACATATAATTGGGGATGTAAATGTGCTCTCAAAAACCATGGCGTGCAAAATAAAGTCAAAGGATTGGTGTTTGGATAATCTACTATTTTTGTATCATAGGTGTCCCCATCTTCTTCAATGAGAACAACcacaaataaattatgttttcagtGCTTTGCCCAATAAGTCAAAGTGTTTCGACCaggccacccctctcccccatcccccttgCCCTTACTCTCACACCACTCATTCCCTGCCTCTTTGCCATTTCTAAGCTGCCGCATGATCTATGTCTCCAGTCCGGATgctctattctctcctctgtacTACATTCTTCCATCCCTTCGAGCTCTGTTCAAGTCCACCTCTTCCAGGTAAACCTTCTCAGACTAATTCTACCTGCTCTGTGACTAATCATCTAAATTAGCCCAGCACACTGGCCGCTAGAAGATAGGGCAAGGAAGAGCATGCCTTGTGAGGATGGTTAGCCTGCCACAGCACGGGAGGTTGGGTGAGGAACAcatctctggtgtcttctatccTAAACGTCTCTGATGCTTTGTGAAGGAGCTCAGCCAGAAACAGCGCAGGTGCCAACGGCAATCTAGCAATCCAGGAGGTGGGCTGGGCAGATCTCAACCACCAGCAGCTGGCCAGAAAGAAGCAGGGAGAAGCTGGAGGGACACCTACCGTGCCCGCCGTCCAGGAGCTCCGTGAGGTACATGGCACTGCAGGGAGACCAGGGCAGTGTCTTGTTTAGGTGGACGAAGAGGGGTGCCATCATGTGGTGTTTGCCCATGGGCCCAAAGAGCCGTGCACAGGGCTTGGAGTCGTCGTGGGGCATGCTGAGGACGTGCCCTGGGGTAAAGAGAGACCTGAAGTCCACCCTAACTGGCCTCCACTGCCCTCCACtccgccctgcccctccctgaggGCTCCTCACAAGGCCCAGCACCAACCCACCCCCCTCTTGTAAGACAGTTACCCTCTGCTGACAGAAGAAGGCATCTCAAGGGCTAACCAGTCACCGGCTCCTCATGGGAACAGCCATGCCCCTGttccttaaagatttttctttcaggCTTCACTCTGGGCTTTTCTCTCTTGGGAAGCTTTCTCAGAATACTGAGGAACAttgatttccctttgttttctgccTCAGCCTGTCCTAAATTCACATGCACCTCAATGATTTGCTTGCTTATGCAGTGCCAATGGATCTTCCCAGAGTTCTTACACTTAGCTCTGGCAAAGCATTGCAACTCGACCTGAGCATTTGTTTCATTTGGCATTTTGCTGGTGACCTCTGCTGATGGTCCAAGACCCTATTTTAATATTATGGCCTCATGCTCAGGGTGGCAATGGAGAAAGCACAGTACCTATTTGCATATAATCAGTCTGTCCTAATTCTGGGTAGAACCTGGCCGTGTGTGAGATCTGCACTCCTTGGACCCTGGGCTGGCCTGGATTTGGAAGAGGCAGATCCCTCTGACACAGTACAGTAGACGTGGCATGGCAAGTCTTACCTAGCTCGTGGGCCAGAGTGTAGGCTGCCTGGAGCCCCTCATCCTCGATCACGGAGCAGCTCTTGTTAGGGTCACAGATTGTGCCAATGTCCGCCACACCCAGGGTGTCACACATCCCCTCCTTCCCACAAAAGTTCTgcttggcagagagagagagggcatgagaaCAGACATCGAACAGAACATCTTCCTGTTTCTGCTCTTCCTTAGttgaaggaaaatttttaagCCAAAGGCCCTGTTTCTTCACAAAGGCCACTCGTGTGAGGaaacccatttctttttctgtgttggTGTGTCCTGGGGCCAGCTTGTTTTGGAAGGCAGGGTAGCACAGGGGTTATGAGTACTGACCTGCAGCAAGACTGTGTAGGCTTGACTATGAGTGTTACCACTGTGTGGCcgatctgtgcctcagtttcctcagttgtaAAATGGGGCTTTGTGGGGCTGCTGTGAGGACTGAAGACATCAAGAGCGCCTGATACATGTTATTAGAGTCTTCAGCCTTTGGGAAGCTCTGTTTCAATTTACCAGATAGGAGGGCAGGCCTGCCTCCTGGTTTGGAGGTTACCAAATCTCCAGTTAGCTGCC is part of the Felis catus isolate Fca126 chromosome D1, F.catus_Fca126_mat1.0, whole genome shotgun sequence genome and harbors:
- the ADAMTS8 gene encoding A disintegrin and metalloproteinase with thrombospondin motifs 8; its protein translation is MSKPGRKYKYEALGSPLGASRGGEEAGGGCAGTTCGAGAEDGRTRPGAPVCSRSARRAGAGGAACASQRGRSGTAVAAARPPLAQSASELIDLLFPGESGRAALAPPAPALVGPPSSLSSAAAGAPMPRAAPRWPPLLLLLLLLLLPPPPLARGAPARPGARGQASELVEPTRLPGSAGELTFHLSAFGKGFVLRLAPDASFLAPNFKIERLGGSGGAAGGERELRDCFFSGTVNGEPESLAAVSLCRGLSGSFLLDGEEFTIQPQGAGGSLHQPHRLQRWGPGPRRGTPGLAAAASEAHPLPGGPEWEVKGEGQRQEKGDEEQEKEEEEEEEEEETEEEEEEGKEDAEGASEQPPPLGATSRTKRFVSEARFVETLLVADASMAAFYGADLQNHVLTLMSVAARIYKHPSIRNSINLMVVKVLIVEDEKWGPEVSDNGGLTLRNFCNWQRRFNQPSDRHPEHFDTAILLTRQNFCGKEGMCDTLGVADIGTICDPNKSCSVIEDEGLQAAYTLAHELGHVLSMPHDDSKPCARLFGPMGKHHMMAPLFVHLNKTLPWSPCSAMYLTELLDGGHGDCLLDAPTSALPLPTDLPGRRALYELDQQCKQIFGLGFRHCPNTSVQDICAQLWCHMDGAEPLCHTKNGSLPWADGTPCGPGHLCWDGSCLPEEEVDRPKAVVDGGWAPWGPWGECSRTCGGGVQFSHRECKDPEPQNGGRYCLGRRAKYQSCHTEECPPDGKSFREQQCEKYNAYNYTDMDGNLLQWVPKYAGVSPRDRCKLFCRARGRSEFKVFEAKVIDGTLCGPETLAICVRGQCVKAGCDHVVDSPRKLDKCGVCGGKGNSCRKVSGSLNPSSYGYNDIVTIPAGATNIDVKQRSHPGVQNDGNYLALKTADGQYLLNGNLAISAIEQDILVKGTILKYSGSIATLERLQSFRPLPEPLTVQLLTVPGEVFPPKVKYTFFVPNDVNFSIQNSKERATTNIIQPLLNAQWVLGDWSECSSSCGAGRQRRTVECRDPHGQASAACNEALKPEDVKPCGSQPCPL